DNA sequence from the Candidatus Schekmanbacteria bacterium genome:
ATTTATATCCAACATCGAGCATTACCATATCATCGGAAATTGATATAATCTTACCTTTGATGACATTCCCTTCTTTGAAATTTTGCATAGTCTCGCTGTAAAGCTTCTCCATCATTTCACGGCTTAATTCCTGATTCTCATCGAGAGAATCCAAATTTAGTTTTTCTTCATTCGTTGCATCCATTTTGTTTTTTTATAACCTCCTATCCTATTATTTTTTTGCAGTTTTTTGACTGCAAAGTTTTTTTTCAATATATTTTAAAAGTTCGTCCACAATTTCTGACACATTTCTGCCTGTTGTGTCAATATATATCGCATCTTCAGCTTTTTTCAAGGGTGCATGTTTTCGTGTAGAATCGTCTTTATCCCTTTTTTTTATTTCTTCAATCAAAGCATCTAATGTTGTTTTTTCACCTTGGGCAATATGGTCTTTCAGCCTTCTTCTTGCTCTTTCTTCAACTGATGCATCAATAAAAAATTTTACATCTGCATCTGGAAAGATAACTGTCCCAATATCCCTGCCATCCATTACAACACCGCCGTTTTTACCTAAATTTCGCTGAATGTCAAGAAGAGCTTTTCTAACGCCCTCGAAGGACGAAACTTTTGAAGCTCCCATCGAAACTTCACGACTTCTGATTTTAGAAGAAACATCTTCCCCATTTGCTTTGATTTCAATACCCTCTGGTGTGTATTTCAGTGATACCGTAGTATTTAATGCTAATTCTGTCAATTCTTTTTCAGAATTTAGGTCTATCTTTTTTCTAATTGCCAAATATGCTATGGTTCTGTATAGCGCTCCTGTGTCGATATAGATGTAGCCAAGTTTTAATGCTATTTCTTTTGCCAGAGTGCTTTTCCCAGCCCCAGCAGGGCCATCGAGAGCTATTATCAATCTTTTTTTTTCTGCCATGTTATCTTCCTGCCGTTATTTTTCTTAAAAGGCTGTAAAACTGAGGGAACGATATATTTATACAGCCCGCATCTTTGATTGTTGTAGTCCCTTCAGCACAGAGTGCTGCAATGCTGAATGACATTGCAATCCTGTGGTCCCCATTGCTTTCAATAAGAGCCCCTTTGAGTTTTTTTGCCCCTTTAATTTTAATCCAGTCATCTCCTTCAGATACCTCAACACCCATATTTGATAAGCCTTTTGCCATTACAGAAATCCTGTCACTTTCTTTGTATCGAAGCTCTTTTATGCCTTCAAAGACACTTGTGCCTTCTGCCAAAGAGGCAAGAACAAAGATTATTGGAAATTCGTCAATAGTAAAGGGGACAAGACTTTTAGGAAACCTCATGGCTTTTAGCTTAGAAGCTTCAACCACTATATCAGCGCACGGCTCTCCACATTTTGATGTGCGATTTATAATCTTAAAGTTTCCCCCCATTTTTCTTAATGCTTGAAGAAATCCTGTACGTGTCCTGTTGATTCCTACTCCCCTTATAATCAATTTTGCATTTTCTATTAATGTGGCAGCCGCAATGAAAAAAGCTGCAGAGGAAAAGTCTCCGGGAATTGAAAAGTCTCTTGCTTTGAAAGGTGTTTCATTTTTTTTGACAAAAATATGCCTGCCTGAAACTTTTATATTGCCTCCAAAATACTTAAGCATCCTTTCTGTGTGGTCCCTCGATTTTGAAGGCTCTATGATTTCTGTGATTCCCTCTGCTTGCAATGCGGCGAGAATTATTGCTGTTTTTACCTGCGCACTCGATATGGGAAGGGAATATTTTATAGAATGCAGTTTTCTTCCTTTTATAACAATAGGTGCTAAAGTATTGTTTGCCCTTGCTGTAATGTTTGCCCCCATCAATTTCAAGGGTTTTATGATTCGAGCCATTGGTCTTCTCCTAAGAGAAGAATCGCCGGTGATTATTGATAAAAACTTTTGGCCTGCCAAAAGGCCTGTGAGAAGCCGTATAGTGGTGCCTGAATTGCCAGCATCGATGACATCTGCCGGCTCATTGAGACCGTTAATACCTTTCCCTTCTACAACAGCTCGATTTTTCTTTATCTCAATTTTTATTCCCATTGCCCTGAATGCATTGATAGTTGAAATGCAGTCGGCTCCAAGAGAAATTCCATCGATTTTTGATTTCCCCTCAGCAATGGAAGAGAATATAATTGCCCTATGAGTTATTGATTTGTCTCCCGGGATGGTTATTTCACCTGAGAGACTATTGATTTTCCCTTTGAGCTTTTTTGATGTTGAAGTCATAACCTTATTTTATTTGATCCTTTTTCTCCTTTTTTGGGCTTTCAGGAAATATTCTTCGATCTCTTTTTTTTCTGATGATTTTATTAGAGCCTCAATCTTGTTCATTTGCTTTTTGAATTCTGATGAAACCTTCAAGACTTCTTTTTTGTTGAGTAGAATGATATCTGTCCACAACTGGGGACTGCTTTTTGCAATTCTTGTAAAGTCTTTAAAACCGGGTCCAATGCATTTCCATAAGTTGCTATTTTTTGCCCCTCTATATTCTAAAGTATTCATAAGAAGATAAACTGCAAGATGAGGGAAATGGCTTGTATAAGCAATCAATCTATCATGTTCTTCAGGCGACATTAAAACCGTTTTCATCCCGATTTTTTCCCAAAAATTTTTTATAGTAAGAAGAGATTTCTTTTTGCTTTCTTTTAATGGAGTTATTATCACTCTTTTACCTTCTAATATTGCGCTGTCTGAATACTCGATTCCTTTCTCTTCCATGCCGGCGATAGGATGGCTGCCTATGAAGGGCGCTTCAGAACCGCAATTTTTTTTAACGAATTTTACTATTGCACTTTTAGCGCTTCCTGTATCTGTTACAACTGAATTTTCTGAAAGATGCGGCAATATTTTAGAGATAGTGTCAGAAATTAAATGTACAGGTGTTGCGACAACAACAATTTTACAACTTCTAAGTAGATCTATTTTTTTATCTTTTTCGATATTGATGGCTTCATCTGCTAAATTTTCTCTGGCGACATAATCTAATGTTTTTTTATCAATATCAAATGCTATAATTTTCTTTTGAGGATGATGCTTTTTGATTGAATGCGCAATTGACCCTCCAATTAAACCACAGCCAATAATTGCAATTTTATCTATATCCATAAAAATCTTTCTTTTATAATGAGTTCATAAAAATACAAAGGGCTTTTATTATGAACAATTTGTTATTGTCAAGAAAGAGATTTCTCTGATTACTCTTAGTTTGGCTCATTAACGAAAACCTCGGCTCTATCTGAAATTTTTCTTTGAAATACAATTGTTTGAATAAATGTAAAAATTAATATAGAAAATAGTTAACTTTTCAATTTTAGCTTTCAGAGAGGTTATGAAAAGAGAATACTATAGAAAACTTTTATCAGTCTTAAAAAGATATTTGTGGTGGTTTGTTGGCGGCATTGTTGCCGTCATAGTTTTTGATGGCGCTACACTTCTCATACCATGGATATTGAAGATTGCCATAGAAGCTTTGAAAGATATTGACAATGCCCAACATTCAATTTTTTATTACGCCCTCTTGATTATGTCCCTTGCTATTGGAGGTTTTGTATTTCGTATAGTTTCAAGGCTATTTCTTTTTGGTGCTGCCAGATATATAGAGTATGATTTGCGGGAAGAGCTTTTTGAACGCCTATTGAAACTATCGCCTTCTTCATTGATTAAATTTCGTACTGGAGACCTTATATCAAGAGCATCAAATGACCTTAATACAATAAAAATGTTTATTGGTTTCGGTTTCCTTACAATCATCAGCACTGGTTTTACATATATCGTTGCTCTTTTTGCTATGCTCAAGCTTAGCCTAACATTGACTTTCTATTCTTTTATTCCTCTGCCCTTTATCATCATTGTTGTGAAGAAAGTTACTCCGAAGATGTATCTTATTTCAAAAGAAACACAGGAAAGATTGGGTGAAATAAGTTCAATGGTGCAGGAAAGCGTCAGCGGCGTGCAAACAGTCAAAGCTTTTGTGCAGGAAGATGCCGGTGATAGAAGATTTTATGATATAAGCCGCCATTATTACAATGCCCGAATCAGAATGGTTAAGTATATGGGATTAATATTCCCATTGATGGGAATGCTTGGAGGGATAGGCACACTAATTGTGCTCTGGAAAGGCGGAGAAATGGTGATAAATAAGGAAATCACTCTTGGAGATTTTGTTGCTTTCAACAGCTATCTTGGAATGTTGATATGGCCATCAATTGCATTGGGATGGATTTTTACTCTTATTCAAAGAGGACTTTCATCCTTTGAAAGGGTTTGTGATGTCCTTACTGCTCCTATTTTGGAAGAAAGTACGGAGTCATCCTGTGATGAGAAACTATCAGGTGATATTGAAGTTAAAAACCTTTCCTTTTCCTATGATAGCAGGAATGAAAATGGCAATACGCAAAAAGTGTTGAAAGATATAAACCTTACAATTGAGGAAGGAGAAACCTTAGCTATTGTAGGTCCCACAGGTTCAGGAAAAACAACCTTTGCAAAGCTTCTTACACGACTTCTCGAAGTTCCACCTGATACAATCTTCATTGGAGGAAAGGATATATCGAAACTCTCTTTTGATTCATTGAGAAAGACAATTGGATATGTTCCGCAGGAAGGATTTATATTCCACAATACAA
Encoded proteins:
- a CDS encoding prephenate dehydrogenase — protein: MDIDKIAIIGCGLIGGSIAHSIKKHHPQKKIIAFDIDKKTLDYVARENLADEAINIEKDKKIDLLRSCKIVVVATPVHLISDTISKILPHLSENSVVTDTGSAKSAIVKFVKKNCGSEAPFIGSHPIAGMEEKGIEYSDSAILEGKRVIITPLKESKKKSLLTIKNFWEKIGMKTVLMSPEEHDRLIAYTSHFPHLAVYLLMNTLEYRGAKNSNLWKCIGPGFKDFTRIAKSSPQLWTDIILLNKKEVLKVSSEFKKQMNKIEALIKSSEKKEIEEYFLKAQKRRKRIK
- the cmk gene encoding (d)CMP kinase produces the protein MAEKKRLIIALDGPAGAGKSTLAKEIALKLGYIYIDTGALYRTIAYLAIRKKIDLNSEKELTELALNTTVSLKYTPEGIEIKANGEDVSSKIRSREVSMGASKVSSFEGVRKALLDIQRNLGKNGGVVMDGRDIGTVIFPDADVKFFIDASVEERARRRLKDHIAQGEKTTLDALIEEIKKRDKDDSTRKHAPLKKAEDAIYIDTTGRNVSEIVDELLKYIEKKLCSQKTAKK
- the aroA gene encoding 3-phosphoshikimate 1-carboxyvinyltransferase, translating into MTSTSKKLKGKINSLSGEITIPGDKSITHRAIIFSSIAEGKSKIDGISLGADCISTINAFRAMGIKIEIKKNRAVVEGKGINGLNEPADVIDAGNSGTTIRLLTGLLAGQKFLSIITGDSSLRRRPMARIIKPLKLMGANITARANNTLAPIVIKGRKLHSIKYSLPISSAQVKTAIILAALQAEGITEIIEPSKSRDHTERMLKYFGGNIKVSGRHIFVKKNETPFKARDFSIPGDFSSAAFFIAAATLIENAKLIIRGVGINRTRTGFLQALRKMGGNFKIINRTSKCGEPCADIVVEASKLKAMRFPKSLVPFTIDEFPIIFVLASLAEGTSVFEGIKELRYKESDRISVMAKGLSNMGVEVSEGDDWIKIKGAKKLKGALIESNGDHRIAMSFSIAALCAEGTTTIKDAGCINISFPQFYSLLRKITAGR
- a CDS encoding ABC transporter ATP-binding protein, whose amino-acid sequence is MKREYYRKLLSVLKRYLWWFVGGIVAVIVFDGATLLIPWILKIAIEALKDIDNAQHSIFYYALLIMSLAIGGFVFRIVSRLFLFGAARYIEYDLREELFERLLKLSPSSLIKFRTGDLISRASNDLNTIKMFIGFGFLTIISTGFTYIVALFAMLKLSLTLTFYSFIPLPFIIIVVKKVTPKMYLISKETQERLGEISSMVQESVSGVQTVKAFVQEDAGDRRFYDISRHYYNARIRMVKYMGLIFPLMGMLGGIGTLIVLWKGGEMVINKEITLGDFVAFNSYLGMLIWPSIALGWIFTLIQRGLSSFERVCDVLTAPILEESTESSCDEKLSGDIEVKNLSFSYDSRNENGNTQKVLKDINLTIEEGETLAIVGPTGSGKTTFAKLLTRLLEVPPDTIFIGGKDISKLSFDSLRKTIGYVPQEGFIFHNTIRENVAYGLEGDASKNDDLLKRALKLSDFMKEVELFPKKLETEVGERGITLSGGQRQRLTIARMLVCDPEIIVLDDSLSSVDTHTEKNILSNIKDILEKKTSIIITHRISPLKYADRIAVIEDGRITEIGTHNELMAKGESYFRLYNRQAIFEEMEEL